The genomic DNA AGTAGTAGGTATGGAAAGGACGGCTGCTGGATTGAAATTCTAAGATACATTGAACACTTATTCAGAAGATGCAAAAGAAGacttcaaagaaaatttaattgCAAATATTGCGATGATGGGAGTAAGAAAAGAAGAACTTCCAAGCACAGAAGACGCCGAAGACGGCAAAAGAAATTGGTgtatcaccatcaccatcatcatcaccatcatcattatcatcatcatcatgtaCACTGCACAGATCCCAAGTGTCAATGCGGTAATATTGATCAGCAGTCATCAGTAAATCAGGGAAATATGAACATGATCCCGGATGGATCTTCGGTTGATGTTCGGCGTTTACAatcaaaacaagacaaaacgaGTGGTAATACGCTGACTGTGCCGGGACAGGTACCCATTAATGGTGAGGGGACAGGAGCAATACAGACAATCTCTATAATTACTGGTTCTTCCTGTTCAGTGAGAAAAGATCCTTCCTCCTCATCGAACGCGGGAGAAATGATTACCACAGCAACGGCTGCTGTTGCTATCAACGGCAAATCAGCAGTGGCTGATATTTCAACTCACTCTTTTTTGTCAGCGGCTTCGCTATCTAGTGTAGCCGCAGCAGCTTCTGCCAGTGCTGTCGCTGCCTCCGCGATACATAACGTTTGCTCATGCGCCGTGGAGCACGTTGAGGAAGACATTAAAGTGGACTATGAATCAGAATTTGTTTACGAGGAGGAGGATGTGGGCAGCGATAGTGATTTTGATGATGACGAATACGATGGTGGCAcgcaacaaaataaaaaaccagTCGCACGCTTCCGTCATGCGTGTCGCCGCAGCGTGGAAAGTAAATGGTTTATGTACGTTATTATGGGTGCCATCTTTCTTAACACTCTCAGTATGGGCGTTGAGTACCACGGACAGGTAATATACTGAATGCTTCaagaaaattgatattttttgtttattagaGAAAAATCACACTTTAACATGGCTCCAAGGTCCAGAGACAAACTAACGAGTCCTCGCCTGAAATAGTTACACGCACTGTTGCATCGGTAGAATCTCTTTCTGCAGTCTGCAACATTGCGCGCAATGACACGGTGCATCTTCCCCCAAATGCTGTCTTAAGAAGGGTGTTGCAGCTAAGCAGACACTGGgggcaataatttttttaaggaaaattcTTTCCTATTTTccaccatttttcacttttgctaTTTGCTATATTAATTGTCCGTTTATGCCAGAACGTTAAACCTGATCCAAAAAATTACACTATTCGTCGAGGTGTTCAAAGGGATCGAAGGGCTGCCTTCTAATAATGCTAGATGATGTTCAACCAACTTGTTCGTTCAGTTAAACGCACTGTTAGTAAAACCTCATTGAAGTTTTAATTGATAGTGTTTCTATGATAACCTGTGCTGATGCAAGATAATATCGAACATTGCTTAGGAGTATGCAGTACCACACGACCACGGTACCACACAATACCACACACTACCACAGTACCACACACTACCACAGTACCATACACTATTTGGAAATATATAGGGGtctgttttaaaagaaaatgtggTGCTGCTTTGGAGATGGAGTAACTCTTCTTCATAGGACTAACACTCGGAACTTAAGCATTTGAATCTTCTGACATTGGTAAATTAACTGTATCAACTACGTTGATAAAACTAAATATTTTGTGAATATTTGAATCAAAGCTTTGCAATACAGATGAGACAATGCCCGCACCATTTATCACTCGCTGCGTTTGTTAGACAGATTAACTTAACTTTATTTGAtgtttattctttttctttgcagCCTAAAATGATGGATgaagttttggaaatttttaattatattttcaCGGCCATATTTGCCTTAGAGATGCTACTCAAGCTGGTTGGAATGGGTCCCTATGGTTACATCAAGGATCCCTTTAACCTCTTTGACggatttattgttattatgagGTGAGTTTAAATGCTGCAGACCCAGCAGAGAGCAGTCAGAGTTGATTTAGACTAACTTGTATGCAGCTATTGCTGGGGACTTCACGCGAGACTTACCGAAACGATATCAAGAGAGACAATGGAGTTTTCACTAAAGAAGCGTAGATGGCCATGGCTCAGACAGCGTAGCAGTCGATTAGTAGCACAGTGGGGTACACTGAGACTTGTAACATTACAAATGGGGTCAAAAGTCCACGTACCAATTGTGAGGATGGGAATGATCAAACTTGACTTGCCTGCATCAAATTCAGTGGTTCTGGTGGTAGAGGCGGGCATGCTATGTTTTGTGACGTTATAGTGTGTTTGAAGACCTACATGTACATATTTATTTTCGTCCCTTAATCAActctgatttttttaaatttttccagTATTGTTGAAGTGTTCGGTGATAGTGACAGCGGTATTTCAGTCCTGCGGTCGTTCCGATTGCTGCGGATATTCAAGTTAGTCCGATTCTTACCGGCGCTGAGGCGTCAACTGCTAGTAATGATCCACACTATGGACAACGTCATGACCTTCCTTGCCCTGTTGGCGCTGTTCATCTTCACAGCTAGTATATTAGGAATGAACCTGTTTGGTGGTAAATACGATTTTCCAAATGAGAGTGGACAGCCCGAGACAGCACGTGCAAATTTTGATGACTTGTTTTGGGCACTGGTGACTGTTTTTCAGGTAAGACTGACCGATATCCCATTGGAAACGTTATTTAAAATCTTCCCTTTTATTGCGTTTATTTTGGTAAATATGGCGTCAGTCAAAGGTTCAGCTCAATTCGCTACGGATGTCACTGAGTTGATCTTACGTCGAAGACAACGTGAGCTGCGAAGAGGCAGAATTAAGCTGTATTTTGTTCAAAGTGTCCATAGCAAGGATCTAATGTAATATATACTTTTTTACAGGTTCTGACCCAGGAGGACTGGAACACAGTGATGTACGATGGGATGCGAGCTACTTCCAAATGGGCAGCTTTATATTTCATACTACTCATGACAATAGGAAACTATATCCTCTTTAATTTGCTGGTTGCCATTCTTGTAGAAGGATTTGCTAATCAACCAGTaagtgtttttttgtcttttttgcttAAGAAACAAGGCATTTAACGATCAACTAGCACTTAATGGTCTTCAAtttcaataatattatatttaaaaTTCATGCTTAGCTTCGAGGCTTGAGcaaataaaagcaaaagaaatggaTGATTCACCCTGAGTCTCAAGATGGTTTTTTGTTCTAATTCCCCAAATCCTTGGAGCGAAGTATATATCGAAATTTGGTCtattgcttgttttgtttgaatgCTTTCTTTAATTACAAAGAATAGCTTGCATGAATCTGCGCATCACGATTTCTTCACTCGCTGTAGGCTTTACGCAGTCTTTTAATTAACTTAACTCAAACTGGAGGGAATGTAATCAATAGCGAGTTATATTCTATAtagatttctttttactttcgCTTAAAGTTTCGTTTcatatttcaaatttaaaattttaaaactaattttaaCTTTAGAGGCAAGAAGGATTTCTTCGTGAATCCGTGAATTAAACACTTCTTACTTTTTCTCTATTAATAGGAAAAGACTGGAAGTACTTGGAGTGTTAAATCAAAAACATCTAGACGCGATAAAGATGTTGGaaaaaacggtgacaaccgcTTGTATGCGGAGCCATGCCACCATTTAGTTACCACGGTAACGCCTCGGGTATGCGTGAGTCCCACACCATCAGTAGCCAATATGGGGCCTGCTGGTTCCCATGACGACATGAGGAGATATGATGATAGCGACACCGCTGATACAGTGCATCGCTTGCGCTGCTCATTTCCTACTCTTTCACCTAAAAGTACATTATGTAGAGATGTGAGTCTATAGTTGGAAAAAAATTCGATTCAGTTGAATCGCACTCAGTATGCTTCCCCTATTTTAATGCTACACTGCAATTAAGGCAATAGACGATCTTTGGGCATGGTTTTTGTGTCATGAATGTCAATTTGTCGTATAGTTAAATTGTGGAATCTTTCTCatccttgtttgtttttttaaattctttaaaacAGGTTAAGACACCTGAGATTTCCTCAATTTTAAGCCTGCAAACAAACATGCGCAATCGCTTTTGCGAGCCACGGCGCAGagccacttttttttctttttaggaagTTTTAATTCCTAATAGTCTTTAACAAACTTAAAGTATAACAAGAGTCTAAACATAATCGTGTATTTTTCTCAGGAATGCCACGCTTCGGCCCCAGTCTCCCCTGTAAGCACCTCCCCAAAAATACCACACAAGACTCTTTCATTTGGAGATACTACAACAATGGTTATCGCTAACCCTGCTCATGCAGAGCGATGTATCACTTCTGATGATGAATATGAGGTATGTGATTCCAGTTGTATATTTAACTTAGTTGTCTTTTTCGTCAGTCGTCTTGTTTGATCTTTGTGGGTTTTTTTGACCCCTTAAAATGTATGGTCTGCAAAGAATACTAaattaaaggtgatgttacacgagacgattcacaaggacgatttttagcgtaacacagcgttgcaacattgttgagacattgttccgaatagttacaacattgtttcaacattgcaacgctgtgttgcgctaaaaatcgtcattgcgaatcgtcccgtgtaacatcaccttaagagaaactgaaagGAAACATTTCAAATCACGCAGTGTTTGTGCGTCCCAGGTTATAAATAATTGGAACTTGGACGTACGTGTTATTAAGGAGAGGGGAAGTCTAGAGGAGCCATAGTTCCTTCTCGGACCTGTCAACCCGCAGAAACATGGCGTCGGCAAATTGATGGAAGACGAGAACACACATCACTAAGGCATCCTTCCTTTCATCCTTGGTTGCAGACGTATATTAACCTTGTTACCTTTAACTAcatctgcgacgcaggctaacaTTCACCTTGTTTTTTTCAATTGTGCGTCCATGTTGCAGTGCTCCAATATTATTAGCTAAGATCTTTTGAATTTTCTGGCTTATGGGTTATTTCGCTGCTAGGGACTAAAATGGCTGATCTCACGCAAATACCAGTAGAGTTAAGAAAAAGCTGGAagtctttctctctttctcagATGAGCGCAAGAGAAGAGGATGAGGCACAAGTTTGGGTCCAGGATAGTGTAACATGTTGTTACCGTAGACGGGACTGGTCCCTATACATCTTTTCACCTTCTAACAAGTATGCTCGAAAATAAACCTAAAGTATTGAAGGGCTattaaagttaagaaaaaatCTCTTAAAAAGGTCTGAAATTATGCATGTAAAGTGTTCTTACATCTCTCTGACCAAAAACGTAGGAGGAGTTGCCTTCAAGTTATGTCTTCAAgtatttattgtttaaaactGTTTATTGTTTATCACTACGtagtaaaataacatttttaataGTGCATGGGATTGCTCTTAGCGAAACAGATTCGTTGCTCAATCGGTTTTTTCTCGTTTAGTTTCTCCTCGTCTGGGTCTCCACTCATAGCATTTCGTGGTGCAAATTACACCAAGTTCGGTTGTGCGTATGTATGCTAAGCCTAACACTTATGCCCATCCAGAATGCTTATAATCCACGGATGTATTTCAGGTTCCGCAAATTGATGGACACGCTGTACAGAAACAAATGGTTTGATCGCGTTGTGCTCGCTTTCATCCTTTTGAACTGTGTTGTGATGGCTCTTGAATCACCAGATCTTGACGACCAAAGCACGGTAAGTTCCAATAACAATCTCTATTAAGAACAAATGAATTATTTACATTGTATTAATGATGCCGATAATCAAATATTTTTGGATGAGGAAAATCAGAAACGAAAAACTGAATCTGAATTGTGTATGTATGACAGTGCGGTTCCGGGTTGAACAACAGCTAGAGATACTGACACAAGAATCTGATACCGAGTCTAACGCTTCCAACCCTCTAATGTTGGTAGAAAGCAAAAAATCTCACTCAATAAGTATAGGCCTTTGACTCTCTTTCTAGTGAAATTTTCAAGTTTCCAAGATATCAAGTCACGTTTTCATTATAACGCAAATAAATTGGTGGAAATTTTGATTTCCAAGAAACATTTTCCAGGTGCCAATCGTGTGTGTCCGGTTCCTGCAAAGGGTACACTTGTAGAGTTGAAGCTCTAAAAAACCATGAGAAACGCCTATCTTTTCTTGTACTTTCTCCACTGTATTTATGTtacactttctttaattttctccattttttgcAGCTAAAGAAAGTTATCGACATCTGCATGTACAtctttttggcgatttttacCATAGAAATGTTCGTGAAGGTAAATATAAAACATAATATGTTTCAAAGTCTGTAATTAGACAGATCTAGTAGGTCTGATTAGGATAAGCCTCCAATAAGATTTTTTAGAAGGCCCCAGTAAATCCAAATCTGCTTCCCATCTACTTTGTACCATACTAGTTTTATAAGCCGACTCAACGGTTAATTTTTCCATGCGCGCTGCAACTACGTTGTAGCACGCAAAGAATGAGAGCCTCACAGTTCAAATCGTACCGTAGAAGTTTGTCTTGCGATGTTCTTGTCTTCCCTCCTGAGTAAAGTAAATTTCTCTTGGATAAAGGTGAAAAAATGATATCGATATATATATGTCTTGCTGCTCTTCCTAGATCGTCGCTCTTGGCCTTTGGTTTGGACCTAATGCATACCTACGCAGTGCCTGGAATGTGATGGATGGCTTTTTGGTTGTTGTCTCTTGGATAGACGTCATTGTTGACCTGACAACAGACTCTGAAAACTCCATTCTAGGAGTATTACGGGTGTTTCGAGCCTTACGAACATTGAGACCATTGAGGTAGATTTATAATGGAATGAAATAACTTCTCTTAATTAAACTTTGATAAGTTTGAGAGAATATCAAACAATACCAGGGGCCTGTGCAAGGGGGGATAATCACCATCTTTTGGTTAAACTGTACTCAAATgcagaatgaaagaaaaaaaccgcTTTTTTCCATAACGAGAAGATCATTGGAGCAAAAACACAGTCAGGGGACAAGCACAAACCTCAGAGCCAGACTATTGTTAATTTCTGCTTAGtaatattaaaatttgttttggtcCTATTTCAGGGTAATCAGCAGAGCTCCTGGTCTGAAGATTGTAGTAGAGACTTTAATATCGTCACTTAAGCCGATTGGGAACATCGTACTCATCGCTGCGacgtttttcatcatttttggaATCCTCGGTGTACAGGTAGATTAGACCCCTTTAGTTCTAATGTAAAGGCTAGGATGCAGTCATTTATATACAATTGGATTGATGTTGTACTTTCAACCTCTCTTTCCagttgtttaaaggaaagttttatcattgcaaGGACGCTTCCTACCCCGAGGTGAATAATAGAACAGACTGTCTGGCGATTAATAAGACCTGGGAAAACAAGGAATACAACTTCGATAACTTGGCGAAGGTGAGCCGGGCTTTGTTGGCGTCTCTAATGGCCGCTCAAAGTATTTTCTAGACTAGAAGACCAAAATAATTCAGCAATCTGCATCGTTCTTTTTTGCATGTTTGGTACTAAGCGTATGCTTCGCAGGCAAGAATTGAATTAAAGAACAATTCAAGCAACacaatgacaaaaaaatataacaaaaaaaaattattatcttCATGAATGTTGACAGTTAAGTGGATCTTTGCGCAAAGGTCCTGGAACGAGATTGAGTAAAGAGGTTTTAGCTATTCAAAATCACGTCGTTATTAATTCATTCATCAACCTCATTGTGAGATCATTTTTTCACCAAGGCGCTGTTAACACTGTTCGTCTTCTCTACAAAAGATGGTTGGGTAACAATAATGTATGATGGGATAGACGCCGTGGGCATTGACAAGCAGGTATCTTCACATTTTTGCTTTGCGAAACTATTGACGACTTATATCATCTACTGTTATGAACGGAATTAAAAAGTAAACTTTCTGATTAGACTTGTTACCTACTGTTTAACAAGAGGTGATTATGTAAATAGCTGAACATACAACTTAGTTATGTCCGGCGACCTATTCGTTTGACCTAATCTAGTATCCAGATCTCTTTTAAACGAAGCCGAAGGCGAGAAAATGTCAAGTaagaaaattcaatgtttttgattggctagacAGTGAGCAAATGGCGTGAGTGTTGTCTCCTGTGCGCGCTCTAGTGTGTGCatttcattctttgcaaagtcttCAGTTTTgttcaaataaatatttttgcaGAAGAAGTAGTTTTCGGTCTCAATATAacttgtaagaatttttttatcttatctTTAAATCCTTTTTAAAACTCTATCGGTATCAAAGTTAAGCTTTTTGAAAAgactaaaatatatatatatttattatgtaaacaccaatgaaataccaggtgagcttttgcgcgaaaacttgatatcttcacatgtcaaaataacatgttatcttcgtTGTTTTGCACGTCTGAAATTGAGGATTTATTTCGAGCATGCGTTCTTTCATCGGCTGTCACATTCCTGACAGGCGATCACGTGTACTAAACGAATTtgtcaacaagagatctgggtaggAGATTACGTTTGACCCTTTCGCACGCATTGAAGCACGATCATTTTAACACCGAAATACATTAACTTACTTTACTCACTTAAACTTAATTGGTACTGAATCAAACGAACAACACGTCAGCCcctctttttctatttttcagcCGATAAAAAATCACAACAAATGGAATGTTCTGTTCTTTGTGGCGTTTCTTCTTCTGGCTGGGTTTGTGGTGCTGAACATGTTGGTTGGTGTGGTTGTGGAGAATTTCCAAAAGTGTCGCGACATTATCGAGAAGGATCGCATGGCAGAGAAAGAGAAGGAGCGTGAAAAACGCTTCCAGTCAGGTACTTTAATAATACCCGGCAAACTACTTATATCGTACACGTCGACTTTCTCTTAACTAGCAACTCCCTCAAAAGAATCACTTAGAGCTGGTTCTTGCCGTTTTTTCCCGTATGTGATACCTTAAAATGGTCTTATTTAACAGACCAGCCTTCCTGTGTAGGACACGTTTTCCAGTCTTCTTATGAActaagaaagaaagacaaacgATATGTTCATTTTTCTTACCACTTCTATTCTTGCTCTCTGTAGAGTCTGAAGGAGAAGAGGCCGAAGAATTCCCTCAACCTCGTCGTTTTTTCCACCGAATCTGTACACATGGCTACTTTGATATTGGAATATCTGCTGTTATTGTCCTTAACGTTATTTGTATGGCAATAGAGCATTATGAACAGCCTGAGGTGAGCCACATATATTATCCTACCTACACCACAAGTCTCTCTTTAAGTCTCTCTTTTAGAATTCCTAGTTACGTCCTGGCTCCGGAACAGGAACGCATTGCTGCTCAGGGGTTCTCTTGGATTTTGCAATGATAGTGCCTTTCCAGCATGTTCTCAGTCCACTTTTTGTATAGATGTATACTACAATTACATCATGTTAGTGGCAGCAATTCCATTATTCCTTTCAAGCAAATGGATGAAAAATGCTTGTTTTCTTATACTTTACACAAAATGCTAGCATTGTGGTCAGGACCTCTCTGTCTCAATTGCTCTGCTTCTACTCTGAGTGAAGGTCACGAGGTTGATAATCGTTTGGCACTAGCGCATTATTCATGCCGAACCGATTCTTCCTAACTTCCTTTACCAAGACCCCGGTCACCTATAGTTCTTTTACTAGACTTCTAAAAAGCgtttattttcttgatttgaAGTCTTCCAGCCCATTTTACGCCACCGTTCTAAACGTTTCCAATTTTGACTTTCATTGTAGGAACTGGACGAGTTTCTGAAGTATGCGAATTACGTCTTCACGGCTGTCTTCATATTGGAAGgagttttgaaaatttatgcattaggaTTCAGGAAATACATAAAAGAAAGGTACACTGATGAGGACTAGAAATATAGCCTTAAATTTTGGTAAAATGGGTATTATTTATGACGCAAACGCTAAAGAAACCGAGCtaatgactgaaacaaatgcATCAATCatgacaagaaaaacatttccaACTGGCCGGCTGCAAAACAGTTGGCTATTTTCAAGCGTGGCCGAGGGTTTGAACTTATGACTAACGTGACCAAATCCAGCT from Porites lutea chromosome 6, jaPorLute2.1, whole genome shotgun sequence includes the following:
- the LOC140940313 gene encoding voltage-dependent T-type calcium channel subunit alpha-1H-like, with the protein product MSGNDKSDEDAIEKISSNLDISDECKVDRKTEPRYDNEIENIEETSNDIFKDFQPVAFFVLHREQLPRRWFIRVVTWPYFERISIFVILVNCVTLGLYDPSDKDCKTQRCQILESMEKAIYAFFLAEMLCKWIAMGLFGKNAYFADSWNRLDCFIVAAGTFELLYNKGEYLSAVRAIRVLRPLRAINRVPSIRILVTLLLDTLPMLWNVLAICFFIFAIFGIVAVQLWQGVLRGRCFPPQNVSDGCDPTNYTYTKFYVPSFDDPDFVCTQSTYNGMQTCSNIPVLKHDTSGRNCTLSCYQKEMSNYSNNCVNWNGYYNQCRLGGDNPFWGAIGFDNIFLAWVAIFQVITLEGWTDIMYYVQDAHGFWNWIYFVVLIVIASYFMTNLCLVVITTQFQETKQRESELLRQSRRREGTSTSTIASSRYGKDGCWIEILRYIEHLFRRCKRRLQRKFNCKYCDDGSKKRRTSKHRRRRRRQKKLVYHHHHHHHHHHYHHHHVHCTDPKCQCGNIDQQSSVNQGNMNMIPDGSSVDVRRLQSKQDKTSGNTLTVPGQVPINGEGTGAIQTISIITGSSCSVRKDPSSSSNAGEMITTATAAVAINGKSAVADISTHSFLSAASLSSVAAAASASAVAASAIHNVCSCAVEHVEEDIKVDYESEFVYEEEDVGSDSDFDDDEYDGGTQQNKKPVARFRHACRRSVESKWFMYVIMGAIFLNTLSMGVEYHGQPKMMDEVLEIFNYIFTAIFALEMLLKLVGMGPYGYIKDPFNLFDGFIVIMSIVEVFGDSDSGISVLRSFRLLRIFKLVRFLPALRRQLLVMIHTMDNVMTFLALLALFIFTASILGMNLFGGKYDFPNESGQPETARANFDDLFWALVTVFQVLTQEDWNTVMYDGMRATSKWAALYFILLMTIGNYILFNLLVAILVEGFANQPEKTGSTWSVKSKTSRRDKDVGKNGDNRLYAEPCHHLVTTVTPRVCVSPTPSVANMGPAGSHDDMRRYDDSDTADTVHRLRCSFPTLSPKSTLCRDECHASAPVSPVSTSPKIPHKTLSFGDTTTMVIANPAHAERCITSDDEYEMSAREEDEAQVWVQDSVTCCYRRRDWSLYIFSPSNKFRKLMDTLYRNKWFDRVVLAFILLNCVVMALESPDLDDQSTLKKVIDICMYIFLAIFTIEMFVKIVALGLWFGPNAYLRSAWNVMDGFLVVVSWIDVIVDLTTDSENSILGVLRVFRALRTLRPLRVISRAPGLKIVVETLISSLKPIGNIVLIAATFFIIFGILGVQLFKGKFYHCKDASYPEVNNRTDCLAINKTWENKEYNFDNLAKALLTLFVFSTKDGWVTIMYDGIDAVGIDKQPIKNHNKWNVLFFVAFLLLAGFVVLNMLVGVVVENFQKCRDIIEKDRMAEKEKEREKRFQSESEGEEAEEFPQPRRFFHRICTHGYFDIGISAVIVLNVICMAIEHYEQPEELDEFLKYANYVFTAVFILEGVLKIYALGFRKYIKERWNQLDLLIILLSIVGIVLEEMNSELPINPTIIRVMRVLRIARVLKLLKTAEGIRKLLDTVAEALPQVGNLGLLFLLMFFIFAALGMELFGKIECTDIVPCDGLDMHANFKNFGFAMLTLFRVSTGDNWNGILKDIINENRCDEHPFSGCSALEHIAPIYFAIFVLATQFVLLNVVVAVLMKHLEEAREGEDDVLAMQTDPDSPQEKNIDGNYFSKQHESVPDYKSNNNTMIIPVVGFVNPKNNDSNSSLSSIEHTGYPMRASTNSRQRLSPVDHAHTDRSPNPSLASIRLPPIASQPNDLNRIVGSSEKIDSSSLSSPEKEKPDMSRYDGNISPRAPIYVMSEDSDLYDSNMEVDREPSKVFSPVEGHPEQRSFSPLSSSDDEGESRKSFFRKPPHKSESKRAKSSKSKPKGTASVSPKPGQKLEKQAANKPVKPGDTRWASLTFSTAKKGHEEIKLQGTPKDDDKNKNYQMQSYV